In Providencia hangzhouensis, the DNA window ATGCAGGTGAAAAACACTACGCAAAAACCGGTAAACCACTGTTCTCTTCTCACATGATTGACCTGTCAGAAGAAACACTGGAAGAAAATATCGAAATCTGTGCTAAATATTTAGCGCGTATGGCTAAAATCGATATGACTCTGGAAATCGAACTAGGCTGTACTGGTGGTGAAGAAGACGGTGTTGATAACACAGGTATGGACAGTTCTGAGCTGTATACTCAACCAGAAGATGTTGCATATGCATACGAAAAACTGAATGCAGTAAGCCCGCGTTTCACTATCGCGGCTTCTTTCGGTAACGTTCACGGTGTTTATAAACCAGGTAACGTTCAGTTAACGCCAAAAATCCTGCGTAATTCACAAGACTACGTTTCAGAAAAATATAACCTGCCACACAACAGCTTAGACTTCGTATTCCACGGTGGTTCTGGCTCAAGTGCTGCTGAAATCAAAGAAGCAGTTAGCTACGGTGTTATCAAAATGAACATCGATACTGATACTCAGTGGGCAACTTGGGATGGTATTTTACAGTACTACAAAAAGAACGAAGGCTATCTGCAAGGTCAGTTAGGTAACCCAGAAGGTGCGGATAAACCTAACAAAAAATACTATGACCCACGTGTGTGGCTGCGTAAAGCACAAGATTCAATGGTTGTTCGTTTAGAACAAGCATTCAAAGAACTGAACTGTGTTGATGTACTGTAATTAACGCGCATTAAGTTTTTTGTGATTAATCCCCTAGTAAGGTAACTTGCTGGGGGATTTTTTGATCATGTAGATACTGGTGCTTTACTTAATTGTGAAAGTAGTTTTAAAAACAGCGCTTCACTTTGTGTTAGCGGTTTACTCGCCTCGGTGATTGCACATATGTGGTTATGAAAGACAGGGGAGTCGCTCATTTCTATGAGTGAATGGCGGAAATTAATATGTGAGGCATAGTTTTCCGGTAAAATACCCACATAGTGGCCTGAAGCGATAAAGGTAGCTACAGCCTCAAGGCCAGCGGCTTCAGGGCCTCGGCTAAATTCACCCGATGCTAAAATACTTTCAGTGAATGGGTGTGGCCGATAAACTAATGCTAGATTATGTTTGTTGTTGGCGGTATTGGCAGAAACATAAAGTTTATGGTTTTCTATAAATAAGAATTGATAATTATAACGGTTATTTTCGTGATATTGCCCGCGAATACCGATTTGAATTGTTCTGTCACTAAGCGCTTTATTTAATTGATTATGGTTGAGGATGCTTAGCTCTAATTTAACATTAGGCGCCTCTTGGGTAAATTGAGCAATAGTGGCTGATAGATGACAGAGTGGATCCGTTAATATATGTTCAATAACACCAATAACTAATGTTCCAGATAAAATCCCATGGCGTTCATCGACTTCAGTTTTGATATTATCTAATGCTTTCAAAGCAGTATTGGCTTTTTCGATAACAAATAAACCTGACTCAGTTAGCTTAAAACCAGAAGGGCCTCTTTCACACAATTGGACACCGAGTTTTTCTTCAATTTCACGGATATGGCGGCTTATTGATGCTTTTGACATATTTAGTTTTTTTTCTGCAATGGTAAAGCCACCAGCTTCTGCAACGGAAGTAAAAACACGTAATGATTTTAAGTCTTTTTCAGTTAATTTTTTATTATGCATATTTATACCTATTACGTGAAATCAATCACTAAATGCTAATCTATCTTATTTTTTATTGGGATACAAATAGCATAATTAATACTATTTTATTTTAATTATTAAAATTGTTTTTATTTATATAAAAGGTTTCATTTTATGAAACCATAGGATCAAAAATATCACTTTTATTCCTAGCGGATACGTATATCTTAAAG includes these proteins:
- the fbaA gene encoding class II fructose-bisphosphate aldolase, which codes for MSKIFDFVKPGVLTGDDVQKVFAVAKENNFALPAVNCVGTDSINAVLEAAAKVRAPVIVQFSNGGAAFIAGKGLKAEGQQAAILGAISGAYHVHQMAEHYGVPVILHTDHCAKKLLPWIDGLLDAGEKHYAKTGKPLFSSHMIDLSEETLEENIEICAKYLARMAKIDMTLEIELGCTGGEEDGVDNTGMDSSELYTQPEDVAYAYEKLNAVSPRFTIAASFGNVHGVYKPGNVQLTPKILRNSQDYVSEKYNLPHNSLDFVFHGGSGSSAAEIKEAVSYGVIKMNIDTDTQWATWDGILQYYKKNEGYLQGQLGNPEGADKPNKKYYDPRVWLRKAQDSMVVRLEQAFKELNCVDVL
- a CDS encoding LysR family transcriptional regulator produces the protein MHNKKLTEKDLKSLRVFTSVAEAGGFTIAEKKLNMSKASISRHIREIEEKLGVQLCERGPSGFKLTESGLFVIEKANTALKALDNIKTEVDERHGILSGTLVIGVIEHILTDPLCHLSATIAQFTQEAPNVKLELSILNHNQLNKALSDRTIQIGIRGQYHENNRYNYQFLFIENHKLYVSANTANNKHNLALVYRPHPFTESILASGEFSRGPEAAGLEAVATFIASGHYVGILPENYASHINFRHSLIEMSDSPVFHNHICAITEASKPLTQSEALFLKLLSQLSKAPVST